CCACGGCGGCGTGGTTGGTGCGGTTGAAGTCGACATTGTAATACCGCTTATCGCAGTCGTCGCGCTGGCTGGCCTTGATCCAGCCGAAGTTGGCGTTGGAGAACACCACATAGGTGATCGGTGCATTGCAGCGCACCACGGTTTCCAGCTCGCCGCAGGTGAAGTTGAAGGAGCCGTCGCCCATCATCCCGACAACCTTGGAGCCGGGACGCCCGAACCAGGCACCCAGCGACGCCGACAAGGAATAGCCCAAGGCGCCATGCGCCCGGTTGGTGATATACTGCCGCCCCGAATGCTGCTGCTGTGAATAGGCGTTGAAATAGGGGCAGCTGGTGCCGGGGTCGGAGACCACGATGGCGTCATCGGGCAGGTTCCGGTTCAGCGCGTGGATGATCTGCTCCGGCAGGACCTGATCGGTTGCGCTGTTTGCCAGCGCCTCGAACTTGGCGAACTTGCGCTGTTTGATGTCCGCGGTTTTCGCGGCCCCGCTGAACGTTGGCACTTCGCCCTTGCGTCCGTCCAGATAGGCATTGACCGCCTGCAGCGCCAGTTTCAGGTCGGCCACCACGCCGACCTCTGTCGGGTAATTGGCGCCGATGGTCATCGGGTCGTTGTCAAAATGCACGATGCGGCGGCCAGGCTTGGGCGCCTCCCAGCGCGAGGTGGTGGTGGAGCCTGCCCGGCAGCCCATGAAGATGACCAGATCGGCACCCTCCATCATCTCCCAGGTCTCATCTGTGCCGCCGTTGGAGCCGACCACGCCCAGCGATTGCGGATGCGTATCAGCCAGCGAACCCTTGCCGGAGATAGAGGTGCCCACGGCGATGTCAAGGCGGGAAGCAAGCCTGCCCAGCTCCTCCATCGCGCCGGAGATCACCACACCGCCGCCGCAGACGATCAGCGGTGATTTGGCGGTGAGGATGGCCTCAACCGCGGCTTCTGCCGCACCCGGTTCGGGGGCTGCGCGGTAGGACGGGTAGCTTTGGTGTTTGGGATCACCCCAAATGTCTTCCGCCGGAACATCGTCATACTGGATGTCATAGGGCAGCCCCAGATGCGCCGAGCCGGAACGCCCGGTGGTCATCGCCCGGAACGCCTGGCGCACCATGCGCGGGATGTGTTCGGCGCGTTTGATCACCGTGTTGAACTTGGTCAGCGGCGCCATCAGGACCTCCTGATTGACCTCGGTCAGCGGGTATTTCCCGTAAGAGCCGACCGAGATGTCGGTGGTGATCGCCAGCACCGCATAAGAGCTCTCATTGGCCTCAATAAGCCCCGGCAGGATGTAAGTGGCGCCACCGCCTGAGGGGCCTTCGCAAACACCCACCCGGCCGGTCACGCGGGAAAACCCGTCGGCCATATAGGCCGCACTGCGCTCATCCCGGGTCAGGACATGGGCGATGCCATGCTCCAGCCGGTTCATCGCGTCATAGAATGGCAGCGTGGTGTCGCCGCACAGGCCAAAGATATGGGTGACGCCATGCGCCTCCAAAGAGCGCACCATCGCCTCGGCCCCGGTCAGCGCGTTGGTCATCGAGTCTTTCATGGGGCCCCCTTAAGCCGTCGTGAGATCTGTCCTGGAGCGCACGCCCAGGATTCGTGTTCTTAACTGTATACAATTCTGTAGATAGATGTGAAGACTGAAATTCGGGCATCCTGTGCGGACGAATTTATCTTTCCTGCACAGCAGCTTACGCAAGTATATTCTGGATGTACTCCCGCCAGGCCTTGGCAAAACTGGCCGCCAATTGCGACAACGGCCGCGCGCTGGGGGTCAGAATCGAATAGCCAAAAGGGATCTGCGGCTCAAACGGCAGAAACCGGATCCGGTCCTCATCCGGGTTGCTGCGGCGGTAGCTTTCAGCGCTGAGGACATCGACAATGGCGCAAGCCTGACCGGCGGCGATGAAGTGGAACAGCGGCAGGAAATACTGCGCGTCATAGCGCAGGTTGAATTCGGCCTCCGCCTGCTGAAACGCCTGCGAGGTGGCCTGATAGGTGTTGTGATCCGGCTGCAGCGCGCCCATTGGCACTCCGTTCAGATCCGCGGCGGTGATCACGCCGCGGTGTGCCAGCGGATGGCCGGCCGGCACCGCGCACAGGCAATTGCTGGGCAGTTCTTCTGCCGTGTACAGCTTGCGGTCGCCGCGGAACCGGCTCATGTCGCAAAAGCCGATGTCGAAACTGCCGGCCGCCACCAGGCTGCGCACCTGCGGCGAGGAGCGCGTAGCCAGCGTCACCCGCACCTCGGGTTTGCCATCCACAAAGCGGCTGATGAATTCCGGCAGCAGATAGGTTGACGGCCCCGGCATCGCCACGATCCGGATAGAGCCCTGCACCCGGTCGCGCATGTTCGCCAGGTTCTGCTGCGCGGTTTCCAGCCGCGACAGGATCTCGGTCGCTTCTTCCATCAGATACTGCGCCTCGGGCACCGGCACCAAACGGCGGCCCTCGCGCAAAAACAGGGTCAGGCCCAGCTCCTCCTCCAGCGCCTTGATGGCAGCGCTGATTGCGGGCTGGGTGCGGTGCAGGTTGCGCGCCGCCTGGCTGACAGAGCCTGTTTTCATGACCTCGTGGAAAACCGCAAGCTGATGAGAGTTCATGTTAAGCCACCATAAATTCAATCTATACATACCGTATAATTTTAAATTTGTACTTATGCATTTCCTTTTCCATGATGCAAAGATCGGAGGAGAAAGCTGCAGCGGCAAAGCTGCGGCCAATAATCAAGGGAAGAGATTATGGGAATTTTCAAGAAACTGACCGGGGCCGCATTGGCCTGTACCATGCTGACCGGTGCTGCAGCCGCACAGGATATGACCTTTTTCCGCATCGGCACCGGCGGCGCGGGCGGCACTTACTTCCCGATCGGCGGCATCATCGCCAATGCGATTTCCAACCCGCCCGGCTCACGCGCCTGTGACGAAGGCGGCAATTGCGGCGTGCCCGGCCTTGTGGCGATGGCGCAGTCGACCAATGCCTCGGCGCATAATGTGAATGCCATCCAGAACGGCCAGATGGAAGCAGGCCTGTCCGGCGCCGCGACCCTGCATTTCGCCTATCACGGCACCGGCAAGTTCGAAGGCAATGCCAAGCCCGACTTGCGGGTGATCGCCAATCTGTTCCCGGAAGACCTGCATCTGGTGCTGCCCGAGGGCCACAAGCTGGACGGGCTTGCCGATCTCAAGGGCAAACGCGTGGGCATCGCCCAGGCCGGCTCTGGCACCCAGATCGCGGTTGAGCTGATTCTGGACGACCACGGTGTCAACCGCGACAACATGGATGAGGCCGAGCTGAACAACGCCCAATCCGCCGAGCGCATCGCCGACGGCCAGCTGGACGCCTATTTCTATGCTGCCGGCACGCCCGTCGCAGCGATGATCCAGCTGGATAACACCAAGGGCATGGAGCTGCACAACTGGTCCGCGGAAGAGATCAAACAGGCCAATACCACCGTGCCTTACTACATCCCCTCAACCATTCCGGCGGGCACCTATCCGGGTGTGGACTATGACGTGAACACCGTGGCGGTTTCCGGCATGCTGGTCACCAATGCCAATATGGACGAAGAGCTGATCTATGGCATCACCAAGGCGATGTGGTCCGATACCGCCCGCAAACTGCTGGACAACGGCCACCCCAAGGGCAAGGCGATCACCCTGGAAACCGCGCTGGAAGGCGTTGAGGGCATCGGCGTTCCGCTGCATCCGGGTGCTGAGCGGTTCTACCGCGAAATCGGCCTGCTGAAGTAACTCCTCCCCCCTGAACTGCGGCAGCAGGGTCCGCCTTGCTGCCGCCTTTTGTTTCCCGGTGCCCCTGCCCGCCTGCAGCCCGCATTGCGCGGATGCATGACGCACGCGCCGTTTACCCTGCTAGACTGGAACCCCCGATGTCCCTGGACACTCACCTTGACAATAAGGCGCTGGAGGAGCTGGAGAAGCAGTATGACTCCGCTCTGAACACGCGCGACAACGGACCCAGGCTGACGGGGTTCATCTATTGGGCCAGCATCGCCTTTGCCCTGTATCATCTGTGGACGGCCGGGTTCGGCACCCCGGTGGACCATGTGCATATGGGCATTCACCTGGCAGGCCTGTTCCTTTTCATCTTTGTCGGCTTCCCGCTGATCAAATCGGCGCGCAGCCTGGAATGGCGCGGTGCCAGCGCGCTGCGCCCCGGCAATGTGCCGCTTTATGACTGGGCGCTGACCGGTCTCAGCATGGCGGCGGCGCTGTTCCTCTGGGTCAGCTGGCGCGGCTTCGATATGTTCGGGTTCGACATTGCCGAACAGGCGCTGCGGCAGGGCAACCCGTCCAGCCTGGACGTGTTCTTTGGCTCGGTGCTGATCCTGACGGTGCTGGAAATCGCGCGGCGCACCATCGGCTTTGTGCTGCCGCTGATCATCCTGGTGTTCATGATTTATGCGCTGTTCGGCCCCTATATGCCCGCGCAGATCCTGAAGCATCCGGGCGTCAACTGGCAGCAGTTCGTCAACAACATGTATTTCCCGTCCGAAGGCATATTCGGCGTGACGCTGTGGGTGGTCTCCACCGTTGTGTTCCACTTTGTGCTGTTTGGTGTGGTGGCGCAGCGGATGGGGCTGGGGCAGTTCTTTGTCGATAATGCGATGATCATGGCCGGGCGTTACACCGGCGGCCCGGCCAAAGTATCCGTGGTCTCCTCGGCCTTTTTCGGCACCATCTCCGGCTCGTCGATTGCCAACACGGTTTCCACCGGCTCGCTCACCATCCCCAATATGAAGAAGATGGGCTATCCCGGCCATTTCGCAGGCGGGGTTGAGGCCGCGGCCTCTGCAGGCGGGCAGATCACCCCGCCGATCATGGGGGCGGCGTCCTTCCTGATGGCCGAGTATCTGGAGGTGCCTTACACTACCATCGTGATTGCGGCGATTGTGCCGGCGTTGATGCACTATATCGGGGTGATCTCGATTGTGCATTTCACTGCCAAGAAACTGGGGCTGACCGCCTACCCGAAAGAGCAGCTGCCCAAGTTCCTGGCAGTGTGGAAGGACGGCTGGTACACCATCGTGCCGCTGATTGCGCTGCTTCTGGTGCTGTTCTCGGGCTATTCGCCGAATATGGCGGCCTTTATCGGCCTTAGCCTTTGTGTGGTGGTTGGCTTCTGCGCCTTTGACAAGCCCGCAACCCTGCTGGTGCCCTTGGCCTTGCTTGGGTTTATTTTCTGGAAGGCTTCGCCCTATTCCGGTGAGGGGTATTCGCCGGTGATGGCCGGGATGCTGGCCGCGCTGACGCTGGTGGGCTGCCTGCACCGCAATGAACGGCAAAGCTTCCGCGATCTGTTCGACAGCTTCCATGTCGGTGTGCAATACGCGCTGGCGGTGGGTGCGGCCTCGGCTGCGGTGGGCATCGTGGTCGGTGTGATCAACACCACCGGCGTTGGCTTCCGGCTTGGCTTTATGGTCACCGGCGGTGCGGCGGATATGGCCACGGCGATTGCGCCGCTGTTGGACTGGACCACGATCGAAGCGTTCAGTCAGCCGTCGATCCAGCAGTTCCTGTCGCTGGTGCTGATCGCCATGGCCTGCATCCTGATGGGGGCCGGGCTGCCGACCACTGCGCTTTATATCATGCTGGTCGCCGTCGCGACGCCGGCCCTCAGCCAGCTGGGCGTGCCGCCGCTCGCCACCCATATGTTCGTGCTCTACTACGGTGTGATATCCGAGATCACCCCGCCGGTCTGTGCCTCGGCCTATGCGGCGGCGGGGATTGCAGGATCCAACCCGTTCCGCACCGGATTGAATGCCTTCACCCTGGGGCTGGGCAAGCTGATGGTGCCGATGGTGTTTGTCTATGCGCCCACCATGCTGATCGTGCTGCCCGAGCATTTCACCCTGCTCAGCTTCACGCAGGTGACCGTGACCTGCGCAGCAGGTGTCTTTGCTATCGCCACCGCGGTATCGGCCTATTTCCTGGCACCGCTCACGGGGCTGTGGCGGTTGCTGATGGCGATTGGCGGCCTGCTGCTGGTGGCGCCTTCGGGCGGCTCCGACCTTGCCGCTCTTGCGGTGATGGCGCCGGTGCTGCTGCAGCAGCTGGGCCAGCAGCGCAAACTGCAGGCTGAGGCCGCCCGATGAGCACCCCCGCCGCCCCCGATGTAACGGTTCTGGGCGCCGGGATCGTCGGCATCTGCTCGGCCCTGTCATTGGCAGAGCGGGGCCTGCAGGTCCGGCTGATCGACCGGGATGCGCCGGGTCAGGCGACCTCCTTTGGCAATGCCGGCATTATCTCGCCCTGGTCGGTGGTGCCGCAATCGATGCCGGGGTTGTGGAAGAAAGTACCAGGCTGGCTGATTGATCCGCTGGGGCCAGTCACGGTGAAACCCGCCTACCTGCCCAGGGTTGCGCCCTGGGGGCTGCGGTTCCTGTCGGAAGGGCGCGCGGGGCGGGTCCAGCAGATCTCTGACGCGATGGACACGCTGAACCGCAATTGCGTCGAGATGTACCGGCTGCATCTGGCGGGCACCGGCCACGAGGATCTGGTGCAGGACAGCTATTACGTTCATGCGTTCCGCAACGCGGACGCTGCCGATCTAGGTTCGGTCGACTACCGGATGCGGGCCGAGCGCGGCGCAGATATGGAACGGATTGGTGCAGCTGAGCTGCGCGATCTGGAGCCTGCCCTGACGCCGGAATTCCAGGCCGCAATCCTGATCAAGGGCCAGGCACGGGCGACCTCTCCCGGGCGTATCGGCACCGTTCTGGCAGCAAAGCTCCAATCCATGGGCGGTGAAATCCTGCAGCAAACCGTGCGGGGCATCCTGCCTGCACAAACCGGCGGCTGGACCTATACCACCGAGGCGGGCCAGGACTGGACGCCCAAGCTGGTGCTGGCGATGGGCGTCTGGTCCGGGGAGCTGCTGAGGCCCTTGGGCATCAGGATCCCGATGGAATCCGAGCGCGGCTATCATGTGTCCTTCAAAAACCCTGGCGTCGCGCTGAACAACTCGATCATGGATATGGACATGAAATTCGTGGCCTCCTCGATGCAGGAAGGGTTGCGGGTGGCCGGCACGGCCGAATTTGCAGGCCTGGACCAGCCGCTCAATCAGAAACGGCTCGACGGGCTGGCGGAGCTGGCCCGTGCGCTGCTGCCCGATTTGCAGGCCGGCGATATGGACACCTGGTCCGGCCAGCGCCCCAGCCTGCCCGACAGCCTGCCCTGCATCGGCGAGGTTGAGGGTTTTCCGGACCTGATCGCCGCCTTCGGCCACAGCCATTACGGGCTGATGATGGCCCCGAAAACCGGACGGCTAGTGGCGGATATCGTCAGCGGCACACCGGTGAACGAAGACCTCGCGCCGTTCCGCGCGCGGCGGTATGAAAGGATCACGACATGACCATCCACCCCGGCGGCCAGAACATCTGCGGCGTCTCCATCGGCGTGCTGGCACTGGAAAGCTATTTCCCCAAACCTCCCGGCCATATCAAGAACCCTTCCAGCCTGCAGTTCACCACGCTTTATGAAATGCTGGACGGCATCACCGTGCCGAAACTGCTGGCCAGCCCCACCGGCGAAATGAAGGACCGGCTGATCGAGGCGGCCCGGCGGCTGGAGGCCAAGGGCGTGCGGGCGATCACCGGCTCCTGCGGGTTTCTGGCGATCTTCCAGCGCGAGATTGCCGCGGCAGTGAATGTGCCGGTGTTTGTCTCCTCGCTGATCCAGGTGCCGCTGGCGCATCTGATGACCGGGCGCACGGTGGGGGTGATCACCGCCTCCGCCGGCAGCCTGACGTCGGCCCATCTGCAAGGCGTCGGCGCCGAACACACGCCGATTGCGGTGCAGGGGCTGGACGATGCGGAAGAATTCTCAACCGTGATCCTGCGCAATGAGCGCACGGCGATGGATCTGGCCAAGGTCGAGGCAGAATTGCTGGCCGCAGCCAAAGGCATGATCGCCCGCAATCCGGAGATCGGCCCGATCGTGCTGGAATGCACCGATCTGCCGCCCTACGCCCATGCGCTGCAGGCAGAGCTGAACCGGCCGGTGTTCGACATCATTACCTTGACGGAAATGGTACACCGGGCTGCGCTGCGCGTGCCGTTTCCGGGCTTTATCACCTAAGACCGTGACCGGCGCGCCCGCTCCTGCGGGCGAACGGGTGCTGCCCGGTGCGCTGCCTGGCGAAATTGCACAGAGATTTCCAGCCCTCAGCCCCGGAATTTTTTGCATGCTCCAGCCCGGCAACCGCCCTACTGTTGCGGCAAATTGAACTCTTTTCCCGGTTGGACTTGCCATGCCCCAGATCACCGACGCCATTCTTGCCCAAATCCGCGCCCGCTTTGCCCAGATCGACGACTGCCCCGAACAGGGCAGCCGCATCTTCTTTGAAAACGCCGGCGGCGCGCTGACGCTGAACTCGGTGGTGGAAACCTCTGCCCGATATGCCGCCATCCCCGACAACCAGGGCCGCGACAATCCCGGCAGCCATGAACTGGTGCGGGTGATCGCCAAGGCCAAGGACGACATGCGCGTCTTCATGAACGCGCTCGGCGGCCAGTTCTTTGCCGGTGAAAGCGGCACCGAGCTGTTGTTCCGCCTGATCACGAACGCCTGCCTCGGCTCGCCTGAGGGCGGCACTGTTCTGGGCTCAACGCTGGAGCATCCCGCCACCCGCTCTGCCTG
The nucleotide sequence above comes from Leisingera sp. NJS204. Encoded proteins:
- a CDS encoding thiamine pyrophosphate-binding protein, producing the protein MTNALTGAEAMVRSLEAHGVTHIFGLCGDTTLPFYDAMNRLEHGIAHVLTRDERSAAYMADGFSRVTGRVGVCEGPSGGGATYILPGLIEANESSYAVLAITTDISVGSYGKYPLTEVNQEVLMAPLTKFNTVIKRAEHIPRMVRQAFRAMTTGRSGSAHLGLPYDIQYDDVPAEDIWGDPKHQSYPSYRAAPEPGAAEAAVEAILTAKSPLIVCGGGVVISGAMEELGRLASRLDIAVGTSISGKGSLADTHPQSLGVVGSNGGTDETWEMMEGADLVIFMGCRAGSTTTSRWEAPKPGRRIVHFDNDPMTIGANYPTEVGVVADLKLALQAVNAYLDGRKGEVPTFSGAAKTADIKQRKFAKFEALANSATDQVLPEQIIHALNRNLPDDAIVVSDPGTSCPYFNAYSQQQHSGRQYITNRAHGALGYSLSASLGAWFGRPGSKVVGMMGDGSFNFTCGELETVVRCNAPITYVVFSNANFGWIKASQRDDCDKRYYNVDFNRTNHAAVAEAFGVKTWRVEHPEDLDPAIKEAFAHDGPTLIDVVCQALEEAAAPVRRWMG
- a CDS encoding LysR family transcriptional regulator encodes the protein MNSHQLAVFHEVMKTGSVSQAARNLHRTQPAISAAIKALEEELGLTLFLREGRRLVPVPEAQYLMEEATEILSRLETAQQNLANMRDRVQGSIRIVAMPGPSTYLLPEFISRFVDGKPEVRVTLATRSSPQVRSLVAAGSFDIGFCDMSRFRGDRKLYTAEELPSNCLCAVPAGHPLAHRGVITAADLNGVPMGALQPDHNTYQATSQAFQQAEAEFNLRYDAQYFLPLFHFIAAGQACAIVDVLSAESYRRSNPDEDRIRFLPFEPQIPFGYSILTPSARPLSQLAASFAKAWREYIQNILA
- a CDS encoding TAXI family TRAP transporter solute-binding subunit yields the protein MGIFKKLTGAALACTMLTGAAAAQDMTFFRIGTGGAGGTYFPIGGIIANAISNPPGSRACDEGGNCGVPGLVAMAQSTNASAHNVNAIQNGQMEAGLSGAATLHFAYHGTGKFEGNAKPDLRVIANLFPEDLHLVLPEGHKLDGLADLKGKRVGIAQAGSGTQIAVELILDDHGVNRDNMDEAELNNAQSAERIADGQLDAYFYAAGTPVAAMIQLDNTKGMELHNWSAEEIKQANTTVPYYIPSTIPAGTYPGVDYDVNTVAVSGMLVTNANMDEELIYGITKAMWSDTARKLLDNGHPKGKAITLETALEGVEGIGVPLHPGAERFYREIGLLK
- a CDS encoding TRAP transporter permease; the encoded protein is MSLDTHLDNKALEELEKQYDSALNTRDNGPRLTGFIYWASIAFALYHLWTAGFGTPVDHVHMGIHLAGLFLFIFVGFPLIKSARSLEWRGASALRPGNVPLYDWALTGLSMAAALFLWVSWRGFDMFGFDIAEQALRQGNPSSLDVFFGSVLILTVLEIARRTIGFVLPLIILVFMIYALFGPYMPAQILKHPGVNWQQFVNNMYFPSEGIFGVTLWVVSTVVFHFVLFGVVAQRMGLGQFFVDNAMIMAGRYTGGPAKVSVVSSAFFGTISGSSIANTVSTGSLTIPNMKKMGYPGHFAGGVEAAASAGGQITPPIMGAASFLMAEYLEVPYTTIVIAAIVPALMHYIGVISIVHFTAKKLGLTAYPKEQLPKFLAVWKDGWYTIVPLIALLLVLFSGYSPNMAAFIGLSLCVVVGFCAFDKPATLLVPLALLGFIFWKASPYSGEGYSPVMAGMLAALTLVGCLHRNERQSFRDLFDSFHVGVQYALAVGAASAAVGIVVGVINTTGVGFRLGFMVTGGAADMATAIAPLLDWTTIEAFSQPSIQQFLSLVLIAMACILMGAGLPTTALYIMLVAVATPALSQLGVPPLATHMFVLYYGVISEITPPVCASAYAAAGIAGSNPFRTGLNAFTLGLGKLMVPMVFVYAPTMLIVLPEHFTLLSFTQVTVTCAAGVFAIATAVSAYFLAPLTGLWRLLMAIGGLLLVAPSGGSDLAALAVMAPVLLQQLGQQRKLQAEAAR
- a CDS encoding NAD(P)/FAD-dependent oxidoreductase, producing the protein MSTPAAPDVTVLGAGIVGICSALSLAERGLQVRLIDRDAPGQATSFGNAGIISPWSVVPQSMPGLWKKVPGWLIDPLGPVTVKPAYLPRVAPWGLRFLSEGRAGRVQQISDAMDTLNRNCVEMYRLHLAGTGHEDLVQDSYYVHAFRNADAADLGSVDYRMRAERGADMERIGAAELRDLEPALTPEFQAAILIKGQARATSPGRIGTVLAAKLQSMGGEILQQTVRGILPAQTGGWTYTTEAGQDWTPKLVLAMGVWSGELLRPLGIRIPMESERGYHVSFKNPGVALNNSIMDMDMKFVASSMQEGLRVAGTAEFAGLDQPLNQKRLDGLAELARALLPDLQAGDMDTWSGQRPSLPDSLPCIGEVEGFPDLIAAFGHSHYGLMMAPKTGRLVADIVSGTPVNEDLAPFRARRYERITT
- a CDS encoding aspartate/glutamate racemase family protein; this encodes MTIHPGGQNICGVSIGVLALESYFPKPPGHIKNPSSLQFTTLYEMLDGITVPKLLASPTGEMKDRLIEAARRLEAKGVRAITGSCGFLAIFQREIAAAVNVPVFVSSLIQVPLAHLMTGRTVGVITASAGSLTSAHLQGVGAEHTPIAVQGLDDAEEFSTVILRNERTAMDLAKVEAELLAAAKGMIARNPEIGPIVLECTDLPPYAHALQAELNRPVFDIITLTEMVHRAALRVPFPGFIT